The following coding sequences lie in one Silene latifolia isolate original U9 population chromosome 5, ASM4854445v1, whole genome shotgun sequence genomic window:
- the LOC141656684 gene encoding uncharacterized protein LOC141656684 isoform X3, whose protein sequence is MSVGTCECLEMMLKCYFYTRAELFQLSLDPLNSPDKLVFIENSSHCFDQPLLGFSSLSVLAKAGVMTLDINTMDRLMKAAAIGDAEILRGVTDEIDVEKFSSYVMSSKELAAGNLIHRAVDTSQGSNPLHYAAKEGNIFIVKLLVNAYITASTALRNQVNKGTLPWLKKNSKGKTPLRCSLIKKTKETHEYIARYLVSREQHLFKSLGDLYPTSSTDVISTKALDKKGASILLCAMRDGFSLLAEQILTSGLPYSLNSAHDDPANPLHHAAKCNEQVSRLLLEKHPELIVKEPGSAGSVLNRAVEDNAAWLVKLMLIEEEGTSRNHPRSWNKACRRLIWHTNPSSSGDTPLHIAARKGYRDIAELLIQGYQSAIRDEAEEWDVPEAHPSNNYLGVSPFNIKNSEENIPLFEAGEYLLSVITFKLMSLKDKEDKNAYDIAEKNGCEKSKCLILEILVRTSAGDLLSWESQHKDKVHPSVLKIVHHFASRSEAMSEVVILESIRRLATKALTIFEKGLKKDANSHLKEAAERGEDWFVKLLLEGDSSLINDSTPAWLIACMKGHLSTVLAFVEQCDQQAFITLCQNNQQTPLHHIRLLQYEEYKILLSQQVMQKLNNQLDSDDATPLHRAIERSDVGLTKALLETEGIRLDILDRNGKTVLELLEEKCKANPEFFKLYKDLLGKPHMTQKLKSGVDSIEATSLLRAIERNDHKLTKELIDIKGIKLDLKNRDNKTALDLFEAKCVTDDVFFEIYKHLLGSAFMTQELKNRTDVNGATSLHRAIEQKNERLTKVLKETKGIKLDIKNNDGKTAFNLIEEHCSITSTNGYWYELYKNLLETSDRLQKIKHRKGNSRAIPLHIALEQKDQTLAKTLVQSNGIELTTKNRNGKTAPDMIDALCDENIQWYGLYEEMLYNPDYVHELKNRKIGVDRQTPLHRAIIKEDIKLAKTLLETKGVELDIKDTNGKTALHLLEERNDFQKWPKWAEMCREMRLDPSLRIFGFKYLQRRTSLKDMNHTLSVVAALLATITFAAGLTVPGGVDNEGTAILGTNLAFLVFSIANTLAMCSSLVVLFMMIGAMIWEAHPSATTLIDYCVLFLEVSLLGTTVAFMTGVYAIMAPKVQWAAIVVIVLCTIAFLGAFIFVILFWPFLYKRCKLAKDFLFGNCCGSKASSENGAPNIPGSVPTGTPTASSRRNARRSVTNANMQPTSRASDSLATAV, encoded by the exons ATGAGTGTAGGTACATGTGAATGCCTTGAAATGATGTTGAAGTGCTACTTTTATACT CGCGCCGAACTATTTCAGCTCAGTCTTGACCCCTTGAATTCTCCTGACAAATTGGTGTTTATTGAGAATAGCTCCCACTGCTTTGATCAACCACTCCTTGGCTTCAGCTCGCTATCCGT GCTAGCAAAGGCCGGAGTTATGACGCTCGACATCAATACAATGGACCGCCTCATGAAGGCGGCTGCAATAGGTGATGCGGAGATTTTACGGGGAGTTACTGACGAAATCGACGTTGAGAAATTTAGTTCATATGTTATGAGCAGTAAAGAGTTAGCGGCTGGTAACTTGATTCATAGGGCG GTTGATACATCACAAGGGTCAAACCCTCTTCATTATGCGGCTAAGGAGGGTAATATCTTCATCGTCAAATTGTTGGTCAATGCTTACATCACTGCCTCCACTGCTCTTAGGAACCAGGTGAATAAG GGAACACTGCCATGGCTGAAGAAGAACTCCAAGGGAAAAACACCACTACGTTGTAGCTTGATTAAAAAGACAAAAGAGACGCACGAATACATAGCAAGGTACTTAGTTTCAAGGGAACAACATTTGTTTAAGAGTTTAGGCGATCTGTACCCTACTTCCTCAACGGATGTGATCTCCACAAAGGCTCTAGACAAGAAGGGTGCAAGCATCTTATTATGTGCAATGCGTGACGGATTCTCACTTTTGGCTGAACAAATCCTCACGTCCGGTCTTCCCTACAGTCTCAATAGTGCCCACGACGATCCGGCAAACCCTCTTCACCATGCAGCCAAGTGCAATG AGCAAGTATCCAGGTTGCTGCTTGAAAAGCATCCTGAACTTATTGTAAAAGAGCCTGGTTCTGCTGGCAGTGTGCTTAATAGAGCTGTAGAAGATAATGCTGCATGGTTGGTCAAATTGATGCTTATAGAGGAAGAGGGCACTTCTCGAAACCACCCACGGTCTTGGAATAAAGCATGCAGGAGACTGATCTGGCACACTAATCCGAGCTCATCTGGCGATACTCCTCTTCATATTGCAGCAAGAAAGGGCTACCGTGACATTGCAGAACTTCTAATACAAGGTTACCAGTCTGCTATTCGAGACGAGGCTGAAGAGTGGGATGTTCCAGAGGCTCACCCTTCAAACAATTACCTGGGTGTTTCTCCTTTTAACATTAAGAATTCCGAAGAGAACATACCATTATTTGAGGCTGGAGAGTACTTGCTATCAGTAATCACTTTTAAATTGATGTCTTTGAAGGATAAAGAAGACAAGAATGCTTATGACATCGCTGAAAAAAATGGTTGTGAAAAATCGAAATGTTTGATACTTGAAATATTAGTACGTACTAGCGCCGGAGATTTGTTAAGCTGGGAGTCACAACATAAGGATAAAGTCCATCCCAGTGTTCTCAAGATCGTCCACCATTTTGCTTCAAGATCTGAAG CGATGAGTGAAGTGGTAATATTAGAGAGTATCCGAAGGCTTGCCACCAAAGCACTTACCATATTCGAGAAAGGCCTTAAAAAGGATGCAAATTCACACCTTAAAGAAGCTGCAGAAAGAGGTGAAGATTGGTTTGTAAAATTGCTTTTGGAGGGAGACAGTTCTTTGATAAACGATTCAACACCAGCGTGGCTAATAGCATGCATGAAGGGTCACTTATCTACAGTTCTAGCCTTTGTTGAGCAATGTGATCAACAAGCATTCATCACGCTTTGTCAAAACAACCAACAAACACCGCTTCACCATATACGATTGCTACAATATGAGGAGTACAAGATATTGTTGTCACAACAAGTGATGCAGAAGCTAAATAATCAACTTGACAGCGATGATGCCACTCCATTGCACCGAGCCATTGAACGCAGTGACGTTGGACTGACAAAGGCATTGTTAGAAACTGAGGGTATAAGACTCGACATTCTGGATCGCAATGGTAAAACAGTTTTAGAATTGCTAGAGGAAAAGTGCAAAGCCAATCCTGAGTTCTTTAAGTTGTACAAAGATTTGCTAGGAAAACCACATATGACACAGAAATTGAAGAGTGGGGTTGATAGCATTGAAGCTACATCTTTGCTTCGAGCCATAGAACGCAACGACCATAAACTAACAAAAGAACTCATAGATATTAAGGGCATAAAACTTGACCTCAAGAATCGGGATAATAAAACAGCGTTGGATTTATTTGAGGCCAAGTGTGTTACGGATGATGTTTTCTTTGAGATATATAAACATCTGTTAGGGAGTGCGTTCATGACGCAGGAATTGAAAAATAGGACAGACGTCAATGGAGCTACGTCTTTGCACCGAGCAATAGAACAGAAAAACGAAAGACTAACGAAGGTGCTGAAGGAGACTAAGGGCATAAAACTTGACATCAAGAACAACGATGGTAAAACAGCCTTCAATTTGATTGAAGAACACTGTAGTATCACATCTACCAATGGATACTGGTATGAGTTGTACAAGAATTTGTTGGAAACTTCAGATCGGTTGCAGAAGATAAAGCACCGCAAAGGTAACAGCAGAGCCATTCCTTTGCACATTGCATTAGAACAGAAGGACCAGACTCTGGCGAAAACATTGGTGCAGAGTAACGGTATAGAACTCACTACCAAAAACAGAAACGGGAAAACAGCTCCAGATATGATTGATGCGCTGTGTGATGAAAACATCCAATGGTATGGTTTGTACGAGGAGATGTTATATAATCCAGACTATGTGCATGAGTTGAAGAATCGAAAGATTGGAGTGGACAGACAGACTCCTTTGCACCGAGCAATTATAAAAGAAGATATTAAGCTGGCAAAAACATTGTTGGAGACAAAAGGCGTTGAGCTCGACATCAAGGATACGAACGGTAAAACAGCCTTGCATCTACTCGAAGAGCGCAacgattttcaaaaatggcctaaatGG GCTGAGATGTGCCGTGAAATGAGGCTGGACCCAAGCCTCAGAATTTTCGGGTTCAAGTATCTACAACGGAGGACATCCCTTAAAGACATGAACCACACACTTTCGGTGGTAGCAGCGCTATTAGCCACCATCACCTTTGCTGCAGGACTTACTGTTCCAGGCGGCGTGGATAACGAGGGTACAGCCATCCTAGGAACTAACCTGGCATTTCTTGTGTTCTCAATTGCAAACACTCTGGCAATGTGCAGCTCCCTGGTTGTCTTGTTCATGATGATTGGCGCAATGATTTGGGAGGCCCACCCTTCCGCCACTACTTTAATCGACTATTGTGTGCTGTTCCTTGAGGTCTCCTTGTTAGGTACAACTGTGGCATTTATGACTGGGGTTTATGCAATTATGGCTCCTAAGGTTCAATGGGCTGCCATTGTTGTGATTGTCTTGTGCACAATTGCATTTTTAGGGGCTTTTATTTTTGTGATCCTTTTCTGGCCTTTCCTTTACAAGCGCTGCAAATTGGCGAAAGATTTTCTGTTTGGTAATTGCTGTGGTAGTAAAGCCAGTTCTGAGAATGGTGCACCTAACATTCCTGGTTCAGTCCCTACTGGTACACCAACGGCTTCCTCACGACGCAATGCACGTCGCTCGGTTACAAATGCAAACATGCAACCGACCAGTCGAGCTTCTGACAGCTTAGCTACGGCAGTTTAA
- the LOC141656684 gene encoding uncharacterized protein LOC141656684 isoform X2, which yields MSRAELFQLSLDPLNSPDKLVFIENSSHCFDQPLLGFSSLSVLAKAGVMTLDINTMDRLMKAAAIGDAEILRGVTDEIDVEKFSSYVMSSKELAAGNLIHRAVKKNNYTFLFEALRILPPDVIVKYICQVDTSQGSNPLHYAAKEGNIFIVKLLVNAYITASTALRNQVNKGTLPWLKKNSKGKTPLRCSLIKKTKETHEYIARYLVSREQHLFKSLGDLYPTSSTDVISTKALDKKGASILLCAMRDGFSLLAEQILTSGLPYSLNSAHDDPANPLHHAAKCNEQVSRLLLEKHPELIVKEPGSAGSVLNRAVEDNAAWLVKLMLIEEEGTSRNHPRSWNKACRRLIWHTNPSSSGDTPLHIAARKGYRDIAELLIQGYQSAIRDEAEEWDVPEAHPSNNYLGVSPFNIKNSEENIPLFEAGEYLLSVITFKLMSLKDKEDKNAYDIAEKNGCEKSKCLILEILVRTSAGDLLSWESQHKDKVHPSVLKIVHHFASRSEAMSEVVILESIRRLATKALTIFEKGLKKDANSHLKEAAERGEDWFVKLLLEGDSSLINDSTPAWLIACMKGHLSTVLAFVEQCDQQAFITLCQNNQQTPLHHIRLLQYEEYKILLSQQVMQKLNNQLDSDDATPLHRAIERSDVGLTKALLETEGIRLDILDRNGKTVLELLEEKCKANPEFFKLYKDLLGKPHMTQKLKSGVDSIEATSLLRAIERNDHKLTKELIDIKGIKLDLKNRDNKTALDLFEAKCVTDDVFFEIYKHLLGSAFMTQELKNRTDVNGATSLHRAIEQKNERLTKVLKETKGIKLDIKNNDGKTAFNLIEEHCSITSTNGYWYELYKNLLETSDRLQKIKHRKGNSRAIPLHIALEQKDQTLAKTLVQSNGIELTTKNRNGKTAPDMIDALCDENIQWYGLYEEMLYNPDYVHELKNRKIGVDRQTPLHRAIIKEDIKLAKTLLETKGVELDIKDTNGKTALHLLEERNDFQKWPKWAEMCREMRLDPSLRIFGFKYLQRRTSLKDMNHTLSVVAALLATITFAAGLTVPGGVDNEGTAILGTNLAFLVFSIANTLAMCSSLVVLFMMIGAMIWEAHPSATTLIDYCVLFLEVSLLGTTVAFMTGVYAIMAPKVQWAAIVVIVLCTIAFLGAFIFVILFWPFLYKRCKLAKDFLFGNCCGSKASSENGAPNIPGSVPTGTPTASSRRNARRSVTNANMQPTSRASDSLATAV from the exons ATGAGT CGCGCCGAACTATTTCAGCTCAGTCTTGACCCCTTGAATTCTCCTGACAAATTGGTGTTTATTGAGAATAGCTCCCACTGCTTTGATCAACCACTCCTTGGCTTCAGCTCGCTATCCGT GCTAGCAAAGGCCGGAGTTATGACGCTCGACATCAATACAATGGACCGCCTCATGAAGGCGGCTGCAATAGGTGATGCGGAGATTTTACGGGGAGTTACTGACGAAATCGACGTTGAGAAATTTAGTTCATATGTTATGAGCAGTAAAGAGTTAGCGGCTGGTAACTTGATTCATAGGGCGGTAAAAAAGAATAACTACACATTCTTGTTTGAAGCTCTAAGAATTTTACCACCCGATGTGATTGTTAAATATATATGTCAGGTTGATACATCACAAGGGTCAAACCCTCTTCATTATGCGGCTAAGGAGGGTAATATCTTCATCGTCAAATTGTTGGTCAATGCTTACATCACTGCCTCCACTGCTCTTAGGAACCAGGTGAATAAG GGAACACTGCCATGGCTGAAGAAGAACTCCAAGGGAAAAACACCACTACGTTGTAGCTTGATTAAAAAGACAAAAGAGACGCACGAATACATAGCAAGGTACTTAGTTTCAAGGGAACAACATTTGTTTAAGAGTTTAGGCGATCTGTACCCTACTTCCTCAACGGATGTGATCTCCACAAAGGCTCTAGACAAGAAGGGTGCAAGCATCTTATTATGTGCAATGCGTGACGGATTCTCACTTTTGGCTGAACAAATCCTCACGTCCGGTCTTCCCTACAGTCTCAATAGTGCCCACGACGATCCGGCAAACCCTCTTCACCATGCAGCCAAGTGCAATG AGCAAGTATCCAGGTTGCTGCTTGAAAAGCATCCTGAACTTATTGTAAAAGAGCCTGGTTCTGCTGGCAGTGTGCTTAATAGAGCTGTAGAAGATAATGCTGCATGGTTGGTCAAATTGATGCTTATAGAGGAAGAGGGCACTTCTCGAAACCACCCACGGTCTTGGAATAAAGCATGCAGGAGACTGATCTGGCACACTAATCCGAGCTCATCTGGCGATACTCCTCTTCATATTGCAGCAAGAAAGGGCTACCGTGACATTGCAGAACTTCTAATACAAGGTTACCAGTCTGCTATTCGAGACGAGGCTGAAGAGTGGGATGTTCCAGAGGCTCACCCTTCAAACAATTACCTGGGTGTTTCTCCTTTTAACATTAAGAATTCCGAAGAGAACATACCATTATTTGAGGCTGGAGAGTACTTGCTATCAGTAATCACTTTTAAATTGATGTCTTTGAAGGATAAAGAAGACAAGAATGCTTATGACATCGCTGAAAAAAATGGTTGTGAAAAATCGAAATGTTTGATACTTGAAATATTAGTACGTACTAGCGCCGGAGATTTGTTAAGCTGGGAGTCACAACATAAGGATAAAGTCCATCCCAGTGTTCTCAAGATCGTCCACCATTTTGCTTCAAGATCTGAAG CGATGAGTGAAGTGGTAATATTAGAGAGTATCCGAAGGCTTGCCACCAAAGCACTTACCATATTCGAGAAAGGCCTTAAAAAGGATGCAAATTCACACCTTAAAGAAGCTGCAGAAAGAGGTGAAGATTGGTTTGTAAAATTGCTTTTGGAGGGAGACAGTTCTTTGATAAACGATTCAACACCAGCGTGGCTAATAGCATGCATGAAGGGTCACTTATCTACAGTTCTAGCCTTTGTTGAGCAATGTGATCAACAAGCATTCATCACGCTTTGTCAAAACAACCAACAAACACCGCTTCACCATATACGATTGCTACAATATGAGGAGTACAAGATATTGTTGTCACAACAAGTGATGCAGAAGCTAAATAATCAACTTGACAGCGATGATGCCACTCCATTGCACCGAGCCATTGAACGCAGTGACGTTGGACTGACAAAGGCATTGTTAGAAACTGAGGGTATAAGACTCGACATTCTGGATCGCAATGGTAAAACAGTTTTAGAATTGCTAGAGGAAAAGTGCAAAGCCAATCCTGAGTTCTTTAAGTTGTACAAAGATTTGCTAGGAAAACCACATATGACACAGAAATTGAAGAGTGGGGTTGATAGCATTGAAGCTACATCTTTGCTTCGAGCCATAGAACGCAACGACCATAAACTAACAAAAGAACTCATAGATATTAAGGGCATAAAACTTGACCTCAAGAATCGGGATAATAAAACAGCGTTGGATTTATTTGAGGCCAAGTGTGTTACGGATGATGTTTTCTTTGAGATATATAAACATCTGTTAGGGAGTGCGTTCATGACGCAGGAATTGAAAAATAGGACAGACGTCAATGGAGCTACGTCTTTGCACCGAGCAATAGAACAGAAAAACGAAAGACTAACGAAGGTGCTGAAGGAGACTAAGGGCATAAAACTTGACATCAAGAACAACGATGGTAAAACAGCCTTCAATTTGATTGAAGAACACTGTAGTATCACATCTACCAATGGATACTGGTATGAGTTGTACAAGAATTTGTTGGAAACTTCAGATCGGTTGCAGAAGATAAAGCACCGCAAAGGTAACAGCAGAGCCATTCCTTTGCACATTGCATTAGAACAGAAGGACCAGACTCTGGCGAAAACATTGGTGCAGAGTAACGGTATAGAACTCACTACCAAAAACAGAAACGGGAAAACAGCTCCAGATATGATTGATGCGCTGTGTGATGAAAACATCCAATGGTATGGTTTGTACGAGGAGATGTTATATAATCCAGACTATGTGCATGAGTTGAAGAATCGAAAGATTGGAGTGGACAGACAGACTCCTTTGCACCGAGCAATTATAAAAGAAGATATTAAGCTGGCAAAAACATTGTTGGAGACAAAAGGCGTTGAGCTCGACATCAAGGATACGAACGGTAAAACAGCCTTGCATCTACTCGAAGAGCGCAacgattttcaaaaatggcctaaatGG GCTGAGATGTGCCGTGAAATGAGGCTGGACCCAAGCCTCAGAATTTTCGGGTTCAAGTATCTACAACGGAGGACATCCCTTAAAGACATGAACCACACACTTTCGGTGGTAGCAGCGCTATTAGCCACCATCACCTTTGCTGCAGGACTTACTGTTCCAGGCGGCGTGGATAACGAGGGTACAGCCATCCTAGGAACTAACCTGGCATTTCTTGTGTTCTCAATTGCAAACACTCTGGCAATGTGCAGCTCCCTGGTTGTCTTGTTCATGATGATTGGCGCAATGATTTGGGAGGCCCACCCTTCCGCCACTACTTTAATCGACTATTGTGTGCTGTTCCTTGAGGTCTCCTTGTTAGGTACAACTGTGGCATTTATGACTGGGGTTTATGCAATTATGGCTCCTAAGGTTCAATGGGCTGCCATTGTTGTGATTGTCTTGTGCACAATTGCATTTTTAGGGGCTTTTATTTTTGTGATCCTTTTCTGGCCTTTCCTTTACAAGCGCTGCAAATTGGCGAAAGATTTTCTGTTTGGTAATTGCTGTGGTAGTAAAGCCAGTTCTGAGAATGGTGCACCTAACATTCCTGGTTCAGTCCCTACTGGTACACCAACGGCTTCCTCACGACGCAATGCACGTCGCTCGGTTACAAATGCAAACATGCAACCGACCAGTCGAGCTTCTGACAGCTTAGCTACGGCAGTTTAA
- the LOC141656684 gene encoding uncharacterized protein LOC141656684 isoform X1 — MSVGTCECLEMMLKCYFYTRAELFQLSLDPLNSPDKLVFIENSSHCFDQPLLGFSSLSVLAKAGVMTLDINTMDRLMKAAAIGDAEILRGVTDEIDVEKFSSYVMSSKELAAGNLIHRAVKKNNYTFLFEALRILPPDVIVKYICQVDTSQGSNPLHYAAKEGNIFIVKLLVNAYITASTALRNQVNKGTLPWLKKNSKGKTPLRCSLIKKTKETHEYIARYLVSREQHLFKSLGDLYPTSSTDVISTKALDKKGASILLCAMRDGFSLLAEQILTSGLPYSLNSAHDDPANPLHHAAKCNEQVSRLLLEKHPELIVKEPGSAGSVLNRAVEDNAAWLVKLMLIEEEGTSRNHPRSWNKACRRLIWHTNPSSSGDTPLHIAARKGYRDIAELLIQGYQSAIRDEAEEWDVPEAHPSNNYLGVSPFNIKNSEENIPLFEAGEYLLSVITFKLMSLKDKEDKNAYDIAEKNGCEKSKCLILEILVRTSAGDLLSWESQHKDKVHPSVLKIVHHFASRSEAMSEVVILESIRRLATKALTIFEKGLKKDANSHLKEAAERGEDWFVKLLLEGDSSLINDSTPAWLIACMKGHLSTVLAFVEQCDQQAFITLCQNNQQTPLHHIRLLQYEEYKILLSQQVMQKLNNQLDSDDATPLHRAIERSDVGLTKALLETEGIRLDILDRNGKTVLELLEEKCKANPEFFKLYKDLLGKPHMTQKLKSGVDSIEATSLLRAIERNDHKLTKELIDIKGIKLDLKNRDNKTALDLFEAKCVTDDVFFEIYKHLLGSAFMTQELKNRTDVNGATSLHRAIEQKNERLTKVLKETKGIKLDIKNNDGKTAFNLIEEHCSITSTNGYWYELYKNLLETSDRLQKIKHRKGNSRAIPLHIALEQKDQTLAKTLVQSNGIELTTKNRNGKTAPDMIDALCDENIQWYGLYEEMLYNPDYVHELKNRKIGVDRQTPLHRAIIKEDIKLAKTLLETKGVELDIKDTNGKTALHLLEERNDFQKWPKWAEMCREMRLDPSLRIFGFKYLQRRTSLKDMNHTLSVVAALLATITFAAGLTVPGGVDNEGTAILGTNLAFLVFSIANTLAMCSSLVVLFMMIGAMIWEAHPSATTLIDYCVLFLEVSLLGTTVAFMTGVYAIMAPKVQWAAIVVIVLCTIAFLGAFIFVILFWPFLYKRCKLAKDFLFGNCCGSKASSENGAPNIPGSVPTGTPTASSRRNARRSVTNANMQPTSRASDSLATAV; from the exons ATGAGTGTAGGTACATGTGAATGCCTTGAAATGATGTTGAAGTGCTACTTTTATACT CGCGCCGAACTATTTCAGCTCAGTCTTGACCCCTTGAATTCTCCTGACAAATTGGTGTTTATTGAGAATAGCTCCCACTGCTTTGATCAACCACTCCTTGGCTTCAGCTCGCTATCCGT GCTAGCAAAGGCCGGAGTTATGACGCTCGACATCAATACAATGGACCGCCTCATGAAGGCGGCTGCAATAGGTGATGCGGAGATTTTACGGGGAGTTACTGACGAAATCGACGTTGAGAAATTTAGTTCATATGTTATGAGCAGTAAAGAGTTAGCGGCTGGTAACTTGATTCATAGGGCGGTAAAAAAGAATAACTACACATTCTTGTTTGAAGCTCTAAGAATTTTACCACCCGATGTGATTGTTAAATATATATGTCAGGTTGATACATCACAAGGGTCAAACCCTCTTCATTATGCGGCTAAGGAGGGTAATATCTTCATCGTCAAATTGTTGGTCAATGCTTACATCACTGCCTCCACTGCTCTTAGGAACCAGGTGAATAAG GGAACACTGCCATGGCTGAAGAAGAACTCCAAGGGAAAAACACCACTACGTTGTAGCTTGATTAAAAAGACAAAAGAGACGCACGAATACATAGCAAGGTACTTAGTTTCAAGGGAACAACATTTGTTTAAGAGTTTAGGCGATCTGTACCCTACTTCCTCAACGGATGTGATCTCCACAAAGGCTCTAGACAAGAAGGGTGCAAGCATCTTATTATGTGCAATGCGTGACGGATTCTCACTTTTGGCTGAACAAATCCTCACGTCCGGTCTTCCCTACAGTCTCAATAGTGCCCACGACGATCCGGCAAACCCTCTTCACCATGCAGCCAAGTGCAATG AGCAAGTATCCAGGTTGCTGCTTGAAAAGCATCCTGAACTTATTGTAAAAGAGCCTGGTTCTGCTGGCAGTGTGCTTAATAGAGCTGTAGAAGATAATGCTGCATGGTTGGTCAAATTGATGCTTATAGAGGAAGAGGGCACTTCTCGAAACCACCCACGGTCTTGGAATAAAGCATGCAGGAGACTGATCTGGCACACTAATCCGAGCTCATCTGGCGATACTCCTCTTCATATTGCAGCAAGAAAGGGCTACCGTGACATTGCAGAACTTCTAATACAAGGTTACCAGTCTGCTATTCGAGACGAGGCTGAAGAGTGGGATGTTCCAGAGGCTCACCCTTCAAACAATTACCTGGGTGTTTCTCCTTTTAACATTAAGAATTCCGAAGAGAACATACCATTATTTGAGGCTGGAGAGTACTTGCTATCAGTAATCACTTTTAAATTGATGTCTTTGAAGGATAAAGAAGACAAGAATGCTTATGACATCGCTGAAAAAAATGGTTGTGAAAAATCGAAATGTTTGATACTTGAAATATTAGTACGTACTAGCGCCGGAGATTTGTTAAGCTGGGAGTCACAACATAAGGATAAAGTCCATCCCAGTGTTCTCAAGATCGTCCACCATTTTGCTTCAAGATCTGAAG CGATGAGTGAAGTGGTAATATTAGAGAGTATCCGAAGGCTTGCCACCAAAGCACTTACCATATTCGAGAAAGGCCTTAAAAAGGATGCAAATTCACACCTTAAAGAAGCTGCAGAAAGAGGTGAAGATTGGTTTGTAAAATTGCTTTTGGAGGGAGACAGTTCTTTGATAAACGATTCAACACCAGCGTGGCTAATAGCATGCATGAAGGGTCACTTATCTACAGTTCTAGCCTTTGTTGAGCAATGTGATCAACAAGCATTCATCACGCTTTGTCAAAACAACCAACAAACACCGCTTCACCATATACGATTGCTACAATATGAGGAGTACAAGATATTGTTGTCACAACAAGTGATGCAGAAGCTAAATAATCAACTTGACAGCGATGATGCCACTCCATTGCACCGAGCCATTGAACGCAGTGACGTTGGACTGACAAAGGCATTGTTAGAAACTGAGGGTATAAGACTCGACATTCTGGATCGCAATGGTAAAACAGTTTTAGAATTGCTAGAGGAAAAGTGCAAAGCCAATCCTGAGTTCTTTAAGTTGTACAAAGATTTGCTAGGAAAACCACATATGACACAGAAATTGAAGAGTGGGGTTGATAGCATTGAAGCTACATCTTTGCTTCGAGCCATAGAACGCAACGACCATAAACTAACAAAAGAACTCATAGATATTAAGGGCATAAAACTTGACCTCAAGAATCGGGATAATAAAACAGCGTTGGATTTATTTGAGGCCAAGTGTGTTACGGATGATGTTTTCTTTGAGATATATAAACATCTGTTAGGGAGTGCGTTCATGACGCAGGAATTGAAAAATAGGACAGACGTCAATGGAGCTACGTCTTTGCACCGAGCAATAGAACAGAAAAACGAAAGACTAACGAAGGTGCTGAAGGAGACTAAGGGCATAAAACTTGACATCAAGAACAACGATGGTAAAACAGCCTTCAATTTGATTGAAGAACACTGTAGTATCACATCTACCAATGGATACTGGTATGAGTTGTACAAGAATTTGTTGGAAACTTCAGATCGGTTGCAGAAGATAAAGCACCGCAAAGGTAACAGCAGAGCCATTCCTTTGCACATTGCATTAGAACAGAAGGACCAGACTCTGGCGAAAACATTGGTGCAGAGTAACGGTATAGAACTCACTACCAAAAACAGAAACGGGAAAACAGCTCCAGATATGATTGATGCGCTGTGTGATGAAAACATCCAATGGTATGGTTTGTACGAGGAGATGTTATATAATCCAGACTATGTGCATGAGTTGAAGAATCGAAAGATTGGAGTGGACAGACAGACTCCTTTGCACCGAGCAATTATAAAAGAAGATATTAAGCTGGCAAAAACATTGTTGGAGACAAAAGGCGTTGAGCTCGACATCAAGGATACGAACGGTAAAACAGCCTTGCATCTACTCGAAGAGCGCAacgattttcaaaaatggcctaaatGG GCTGAGATGTGCCGTGAAATGAGGCTGGACCCAAGCCTCAGAATTTTCGGGTTCAAGTATCTACAACGGAGGACATCCCTTAAAGACATGAACCACACACTTTCGGTGGTAGCAGCGCTATTAGCCACCATCACCTTTGCTGCAGGACTTACTGTTCCAGGCGGCGTGGATAACGAGGGTACAGCCATCCTAGGAACTAACCTGGCATTTCTTGTGTTCTCAATTGCAAACACTCTGGCAATGTGCAGCTCCCTGGTTGTCTTGTTCATGATGATTGGCGCAATGATTTGGGAGGCCCACCCTTCCGCCACTACTTTAATCGACTATTGTGTGCTGTTCCTTGAGGTCTCCTTGTTAGGTACAACTGTGGCATTTATGACTGGGGTTTATGCAATTATGGCTCCTAAGGTTCAATGGGCTGCCATTGTTGTGATTGTCTTGTGCACAATTGCATTTTTAGGGGCTTTTATTTTTGTGATCCTTTTCTGGCCTTTCCTTTACAAGCGCTGCAAATTGGCGAAAGATTTTCTGTTTGGTAATTGCTGTGGTAGTAAAGCCAGTTCTGAGAATGGTGCACCTAACATTCCTGGTTCAGTCCCTACTGGTACACCAACGGCTTCCTCACGACGCAATGCACGTCGCTCGGTTACAAATGCAAACATGCAACCGACCAGTCGAGCTTCTGACAGCTTAGCTACGGCAGTTTAA